The nucleotide sequence CCCCAATCGCTTTTTGGGCATGTGCATTCTGCTGTTGAGCTTTGTCGGCGTCTATTCGATCCGCAATTCCACGGTGGACTGTATGATCGCCGCGGCCTTCGGGCTCTTGGGATATGTTCTCAAACGTCTCAACATGCCGATCGTGCCGATCATCCTTGGCATGGTTCTGGGGGGCATCATGGAGGTCAAGCTGCGCACCTCGCTGGCCCGGATCCGCGCACCGCTGGATTTCATCGACAGGCCCATTGCCTTTGTGCTGTTCTGCCTGATCGTCCTGATCCTTGCGTCCACGTTTTGGCAGGTCTGGCGCGGCTGGCAGAGCCCGGACCGCCGAACACCCCAAAAGCGGGCCGCGCAGGCGTTTTCCAAACGCATCTCCGGCCGGAACGCCCGGCATTTCGAGGCGCGCAGAAAACAGCAAAGACGGAGGCGGTCCTATGACCACATGGGTTCCTGACGACGACGGGCACGCCGATCTTGGCGATCACGACAGCTTTGCCAACGGGGCGCCTTACAATACATTTGCGCGGCTTCGGCGCGAAGCGCCCTGCCATTGGTCCGAATTTACGCATGGGGCGGGCTATTGGTCGATCACCCGTCACGCGGATATCGACAGGATGATCCGCGACACGCAGACATTTTCGTCGGCCCGTGGCATCCGCATGGAAGACCAGTCATACGAGGAATACCTGGCCCGGCGCACCTTTCAGGAGGTCGACGGTGCCGAGCATCGCAAGGTGAGGATGAAGGTCACACGGGCATTTTCCCCGCGCGTCGTTGCCGGGTTCGAGCCGCAGATCCGCGAGCTGTGTGGCCCCATTCTTGACCGTGCACTGGCGATGGGCACCTTCGATGCAACTTACGAAATCGCGCGTGAATTGCCGATGCGGATGCTTGGTCAGATCCTCGGGCTGCCGGATGAGGATCTGCCGTGGCTGGTCGAGAAGGGTGATGCGCTGATGGCCAATTCAGACCCCGATTTTACCGATCATGTCGTCGACAGGCTTGATACGGATGCCTACCGCCTGATGCCCTTCAATTCCCCTGCGGGGGCGGAATTGTATGAATACGCGCGCGAGATGATGGACAAAAAGAACGCGCGGGGAGATACCGACGGTATTCTTCATCTTGTTCTGCAACCGGACGAAAACGGCGAGACCATCTCAGAGGCCGAATTTCGCAACTTCTTTTGCCTTCTCGTTGCTGCCGGCAATGACACGACACGGTATTCCATTGCCGCAGGCATGCAGGCTCTGGCCCGGCAGGAGGGCTTACTGGCGCAAATGCAAAGCGGTGAGGTCTGGGACACCGCGCCCGACGAGATCGTTCGTTGGGCGTCGCCTGCCACCTATTTCCGCCGCACGGCGATGCGGGATGTCGAGGTCCACGGCAAGCAGATCCGCGAAGGCGACAAGGTGCTCTACTGGTTCATCTCGGCCAACCGCGACGAAGAGATGTTCGACGATCCATATCGGTTGGACTTTACCCGCAAACCCAATCGGCAACTGGGCTGGGGGCAGGGTGGCCCGCATGTCTGCCTTGGCATGCACCTCGCGCGGCTCGAGGTTCGGGTGCTTTTCCAGGAACTCACCAAACGGATCCGCGGCATCGAGCCCGCCGGTGAAGCTGCCTTCGTCCGCTCGAATTTCGTCAATGGCATCAAGCGGATGCCGGTCACAGTCAGCTTACAGTAGGTGCCCATGCCGGACCGTCTTCGCGCCCTTTTTGTCGACCACCTTTCGATCCCGCGTGGCAAATACCTGCCCGCAAGCAAGATCGGCGACGGGTCGAGCCGTTTTGCACGGGCAACCTTCGGGGTTCATTTCGATCGCGACCTGCTGCTGGACGCACCTCATGCAAAAGTGCGCGACGGGGCGCCGGACATGGAACTGCGCTGGCGCGGGGCGGACATTCGTCCCGGATGGGAGCCGAATACATCGGTGGTGCTGGGTGATCTTTTCGACGTTGATGGGGCGCCGTTGCCGCTGTGTCCGCGGGGCGCGCTGAAACGCGCCATCGCCGACTGGGGGGCGCACGGCCTGTCCCCGAAAATCGGCATCGAATTGGAAGCCTACGCATTTCAAGGCGGGGATGACGGCCGCTTGCGCCCTTACGATGCGCCCGGTGGCGTTGTCTATGGCACGGGCCCTTTTGCGGATCCGATGCGCATCAACGACGTGATCTGGAACAAGGCCCATGAAATGGGCTTCAAGCTTGATCTGATCACGGCGGAATACGACAGCCCGCAGTTCGAATACACGCTTAGCTTTGATGATGCCTTGCAAGCGCTGGACGATGTGGTGCTGTTTCGTCAGATGGCGCGCGAAGTCGCCCTTGATCACGGGATCGTGCTGACCTTCCTGCCCAAGCCGATCTCGGACATGGGGGGCTCGGGCATGCATATCAATTTCTCGCTGTGGGACGCAGAGGGTCAGAACGCCCTTGCCACGGGGGACCGGGGCGGACCGGATCATCTCAATGATCTGTCGCGGGGATGCTTGGCCGGGCTGGTCCATCATCACAAGGGCCTGGCCGGTCTGATTGCCCCTACCACCGGATCCTACCGGCGTCTGCAACCGTCCTCGATGTCGGGCTACTGGCGGAATTGGGGGGGCGATCACCGCGGCGTCACGACCCGGGTCTCAAGCGAGGGCGGCGCAAAAGCGCGGCTGGAGCATCGCATGGCCGACGCAAGTGCGAACCCCTATACTGCGACCGCGGCTGTGCTGCAGGCCGCGCGTCTGGGGTTCGAGGCAAGATACGACTTGCCACCCATCGAAACGGGGGATGGGTTTGACAAGGTCGATGCAAAGATCGGAACAGCCGGAACCCTGCGTGGCGCCATAATGGATCTGGTCGCGGATACGGCTCTCGTCACTGCCGTGGGCTCTGGATTGGTCGAAAACCACGCATTTATGAAGGAACGCGAATTCCGCAAGACCCGCGATATGGAACCCGATGCGCTTCTGGATTTTTACGTGTGGTTTGTGTGACCATGCATCTGGCGATCCTTGTCACCAATACAGATTTCAGCGCCTTTGCCCGCGCCCGACCGTTGGATGACGCAAAATTTGCCTCCCTGATCGAGGATGTCCGACCCGCGTGGAGCACCACCGCTTTCTGGGTCTGCAGGGATGAATTTCCCGAAAGCTACGCGGCCTTTGACGGCGTGGTGATTACCGGAAGCCCGGCGTCAGTCAACGATGGCGCGCGCTGGATGGAGAAACTTGAGCACAGCGTTCGCGATCTTGTTGCAGCGGGTGTGCCCATTTTTGGTGCGTGTTTCGGGCATCAGATCATTGCCAAGGCTTTGGGCGCGAGGATCACGCGCAATCCTCACGGCTGGAGCCACGGATTGATCGACATCGCCCGTGTCGCGCGCATGGATTGGTCAGGATCCACCGATAGGCTGGCGCTGTACGGCTCCCATATCGAGCAGGTCGCCAAGTTGCCGGATGGCGCGCGGCGGGTTTTCGAAAGCCCCGGATGCCCTATCGCGGGCTTTGCGATCGGTAGATCGGTTTTCACCGTGCAGCATCATCCGGAAATGACAAAGGGCTTCATCATCGATCTCATTGGGGAATATGCCGATCATGTGGGTGCGGAGGTGACTGAGCAGGCGCGCCGATCTGTCGCGGACCGTCCCGCCGACAGCATGAAATTTGCCGGGGAAATCGCCCGCTTTTTTGAGCACGCGAGGCAGTAGATGGGAACGATAAGCAAAGCGTTGGAACTATTGGATCTGTTTTCGCCGGACCGCGCCGAAATCGGCCTGACTGATTTTGTGCGCCTGTCAAAGCGTGACAAGGCGACGGTGCATCGTCATTTGACCGAATTGGCACAGAACGGCTTTCTGGAGCAGAACCCCGACAGTCGCGCCTACAGGCTGGGGCCTGCGGTGCTACGGCTGGCGGCCTTGCGCGAGACACTGTTCCCGATGCGGAAAATCCTGCAGCCGCTTGTGATCGAGCTTTCGGAGATTGTCGGCGAGCTGGCCCATGCCAGCCTGTTGCAGAACGACGAAATGTCGCCGCTCGTTCATGCCGACCCGAAGGTGCACGGCATTCAGGTCCATTTTGATGTGGCAGAGATGCTGCCGCTGCACGCGACGTCTTCCGGTCTTGCGGCACTTGCATTTTTTCCCGACGCGACGATCGACAGATTGATGGCGCGGCCCCTGAAAAAGCACACGGCGCGTACCGTTGCTGATCCGTCGCGGATGCGGGATCTGATTGAAGGGGTGCGTCAATACGGGCTGTGCACGCTTGCCGATGCCTTCGAGGACGGTGTGAGTTCGGTTGGCGCCCCGATTTTTGGCCAAGGATGCCGCGTGATCGGGGCATTGGCCGTCGCGGTCCCAACCAGCCGTGCGGCACCCCGCAAGACCCACGAAATCGCCGGTCAACTGCAACGCTACGCCCGCAAAGCGACGGTTGCGTTGGGCGGGGCTTACCCCAAGACATTCGAGGATCTGCCGCCCAACTGGAGCGGCACAAAATTTACAGTGCATCGCGAGAGCAAGGAAACGGAACCAAACGCATGAAAGATTCGAATTTTCTGAAGGAGAATAACGGCCGCCAGTTCTGGCATCCCATGACCTCCCCCCAAGACAGTATCGACAACCCGCCCAAGATCATCACCGAGGCCGAGGGGGTGCGCCTGCGCGACATCGACGGGCATGAGGTGATCGATGCGGTCGGTGGGTTATGGAACGTGAACCTTGGCTATTCCTGCCAGCCCGTGAAGGACGCAATCGCCGGTCAGCTGAACCGGCTGCCCTACTACTCGACTTTCCGCGGGTCCTCCAATGATACCGCGATTGAGCTGGCCTATGAGCTGAACGCGTTCTTCGCGCCGGACGGCATGACCCGCGCCTTTTTCACCTCGGGCGGCTCGGATTCCATCGAGACCTCCCTGCGACTGGCCCGGCAGTACCACAAACTGAGAGGCGAGCCGGGACGCACCAAGTTCCTCAGCCTGAAAAAGGGCTATCACGGCACCCACTTTGGTGCGGCTAGTGTGAATGGCAACGCGAATTTTCGCACCGCCTACGAGCCGTTGATGCCGGGATGTTTTCATATTCCCGCGCCGTATCCCTATCGCAATCCCTTCAACGAGACCGATCCCGCGCGGTTGGCGACACTTTGTGCGGCAGCCCTTGAAGACGAAATTGCCTTTCAGGGCGCCAACACGATCGCCGCCATGGTCATGGAGCCGATCCTTGGGGCAGGCGGTGTTATCCCGCCTCACGAAAGCTTTGCGCCCATGGTGCGCGAGATCTGCACGCGTCACGGCATCTTGTTGATCACCGATGAGGTGATCACGGCTTTCGGGCGCACCGGTGCGTGGTCCGGTGCGCGGCTGTGGGGGATCCAGCCTGACATGATGGCGACCGCCAAGGCGATCACCAATGGTTATTTCCCTTTCGGTGCCGTGATGATCGGCGGGCATGTGCAAGAGGTCTTCGAGAACAATCCAGCTGCCAAGATCGCCCATGGCTACACCTATTCCGGCCACCCTGTCGGTGCTGCCGCCGCGCTTGCGTGTCTGGCTGAAACGCACCGACAGAACGTGCCAGGGAACGCCGCCACACGCGGGACGCAAATCTACGAAGGCTGTCTGGCGCTCATGGAGAAATACGAGATCATCGGGGATGTGCGCGGTGGGCACGGACTGATGACGGCGATCGAAATGGTCAGCGATCGCAGCACTAAAAAACCGATTGGCGGAGATGTTGCACAGGTTGTGCAGGAAACGGCCTACCAAAACGGTACGATGATCCGTGTTTCGGGTCCGAATATCATCTTGTCACCGCCACTTATCCTGACCGAGGCGGACGCGGCCGGTATCCTGTCAGCGCTCGACGCGGGCTTTGCCGCTGTCTGAGCGGTAGCGGCGCCTCGCTGGAGCCGTCAGAGAGGGCTGCGTCTGCCCCAGCAGGCGGCCCCTTTCTGGGAAAATTGTGTCTACTTGATGCTTTCCCGAATTTTCCCGTCCGCCAGACTTGCGGGTTCCCGCAAAAACGATGCGGCCTTACCGTTTTTTGAAAGCGTATAGGTCTGTAGGCTGTAAATCAGCCGGTAGGTCGGTGCGCCGTAGGCCGGTATGGTAGGCGCCTTTGGGAATATCTGGCGCACAGCCGACAACCAGCCGCTGACGTTCCGGATCGTTGGATGCGTCGGATTATTCGGGATCGAAGAAACTCGCGCCGCGCCACCAACCCTTTTGCACGAGGCAACATTGAAGCATAGTTTGGAGTGTGATCAGCTGGGGGCGTCAGGAGAGAGGTATTCGGCATTGATGCCTAACGCCGAAAAGGCACTTGAGTGTTATCTGTCGATCGCAAAGGCCATCGCCGGACAGACTGACTATGATTTGGTTTTGGAGAATTTCGCCAACCAGTTGCGGACGCTGATCGCGCATGATCATCTGGACATTGTTCTGCTACATGGTTTCGGGACGCAGATCTGTTATGAGGCGCGGATGCAGACCTCATGGAGCCATACGACTGCTCCGACAAAACCGACGGCAAAAAGTCCGATCCGGGACGTTTTGCTGGGACACACAGCGTTCATTCTGACGGGGGATGCATGGGCAGATCCGCGCTTCAACTTCGAGGGCGCCGATAACAAACCGTTGTTTGATGCGGATCTGCGCAGTCGCATCGTTGTGCCATTGCGGGTACAGGGGAGCCTTACCGGATCTCTTGCAATTTCCAGCCACAAGACGAATTTCTACGACCACGGTCTTGTGGAATTGGCGCAGGGGGCGGCTGATCTGGTTTCGGCGTATCTTTTTGCTCTTGAGCGGGGCAAGCAGGCCAAGGAGTCGGCGGTTGCGGAACTAGAAGCGACAGGGCGCGAAGCTGCGCTGCGGCTGGGGGCCTTGCGCCTCACGGAAGGTATGGAGCGCGAAAGGCAACGCCTGGGTATGGACCTGCACGATCAGACGCTGGCCGATCTGGCCCGCATCCGAAGGCGTATGTCACGGATAGACGGTGGCTCTGCCGCCGCGCAAAGAGAAATCAATCTCGTTCAGGACGAGCTGGATCATTGTCTCGAAGAAGTGCGCGGAATTGTCGAAAACATGAAGCCGGGAGTCCTGCAGATGTTTGGCTTTGCGGATGCGGTAGAAGCGCATCTGCAACGATGCCAAAAACACGCAGGCCGAGACATCGCGATGCGTATTCAGGATACGTCCGGCAATCGGATGGACAGTTTGCCCGATACGGTACGCACGGCGATGTTCAGGATTGTGCAGGAAGCCGTCAACAACGCGCTCAAACACGCCGCCTGCAGTACGATCGATGTCTGCATCGCGCGGGTAGATGAGCGTCTGATCGTCACCGTCGATGATAGTGGCACCGGTATTTCCGACGCTGATCTGCGGTCCGATAGCGGCATCAGCAACATCAAGACGCGCGCAGACCTGATATCGGCTACGGTAAACTTCGAGCGATTGACCAATCCCAAGGGTACGCGCGTCGCGATCAGTGTGCCCCTGACCGCAGGCGAGACGCTGCTGACGTGAAACAGATCTCAGAATTTCAGGACACATCATGCGCCTTTTGATTGCCGAAGATGACAAGCTGCACCGCGCGTTTCTCGAGAAGGTCGCCCGAAATACGCTGACGGAGATGGAGGTTCTGACGATGGCCGACGACGGCGCGGAGGCCATTGAGGAGTTTGACGCGGCAGACTACGACTCCGTCGTTCTGGATCTTCAGATGCCGCGCATGACAGGTGTGGAAGTCGCCAAGAGCATCTGGGCAAAAAAGCCGGGCACCAAAATCTTGTTTTGGTCGAACTACACCGAAGAAGCGTACATTCGCGGAATCACAAAAATTGTGCCAAGCGCTGCGGTCTACGGGTATATTCTGAAGTCCGCGCCGGCAGAGCAGCTCAAGCTCGCCCTGCAGGGGGTCTTCATCGCCGAGCAATGCGTGATTGACCGCGAAGTGCGCGGGGTGCAGCAACGGGCCGGGGACCGGCATCTTGGGCTGAGTGAGGTAGAATACGCGGCGCTGGTTGATCTCTGCCTTGGTCTGACCGACAAGGCGATGGCGGCCCGCCGCAACGTTTCTTTGCGCGGCGCGCAAAGCCGACTGCAGCATCTGTATCAGAAGCTCGGGCTCGACAAGAGCGACATCCCGGTCGGCACCTGGGGCCCGACGTATAACTCGCGAACGCGCGCGATTTCTCTGGCATTGACGCAAGGTATCCTGAATGCCGACGCGCTGCGCAAGGAAGAAGAAGATCTGCGCGTCTGGACAGCACGTCAGCAAAGCTAGACCGGGCCACCCACCAATCCATTCCGCGACAAAAGCGCGGGCCTTACTGTGCCTGACCATGTGGGTATTGTCGCGTCGATTTTGCACGCACACTCCGTTGTGGTGCTTTTGCGGGAACCCGCAAGGAGGTTGTGGGTATCCGCGTTTTTCCTGCGTAAGCCGACGCATACGGACCCATTGGCGCAATCTAGCGTGAAGCTCACCCGGCCCCGTCCGGTCGGCGATGGGAGCGGTTGATCGCGAGGGAGAATGTCGATGCCATTTGTAAATATTCGTATCGTTAAACAGGTCATTGAACACGACCCCGAGGGCATCAAGGCGCAAGTCCAAGCCTCGGTGACGGATGCGCTTTCACACGCCGCGCAAATTCCGCAGGAGAACGTCTGGGTTACTTTCGAAGAGATTGATGAAACCGACTGGTTTGCCGGCGGTCAGCGCGTCAAGGAAATCCGGGCAAACTCATGAGTATTGAAGTTCGCATGGAAGGGATGCGCGACATCGTTGACGTCGACGCAACGCTCGAAAAGGTGGCAAGCGGCTTTCAGTTCACCGAGGGACCGATCTGGCATCCGATTGAGCAACACCTGACGTTTTCCGACATTCCGGGCAACGAGATGTTTCGCCTACAGGCGGATGGTACGGTCGTGTCCTTCCGAAAGCCAAGCAACATGGGCAACGGCAATACCTACGATGGCGCGGGCCGCATGCTGACCTGCCAACATGCCAGCAGTTCGGTCACCCGAACCGAGATCGACGGGACCGTCACGACGCTCGCCACCCATTTTGAGGGCAAAGAACTAAACAGCCCCAATGATATCGTCGTGCGAAACGATGGGCTGATCTACTTCACCGATCCGACATTCGGGCGCATGGCGTATTACGGCGTGGAGCGAGAACTCGAAATGGGCGCGCAAGGGGTCTATTGCGTCACCCCCGATGGCGAGACGATTACACGCATTGCCGATGATTTCGCCCAGCCCAACGGGCTCTGCTTTTCGCTCGACCACCGAACACTTTACGTCAACGACACAGAGCACAAGCATATCCGTAGATTTGATGTGGCCGCGGACGGAACTGCGACGGGCGGCGATGTCTGGGTCGAGGTGACCGTGGGCGAAGGCGACGGCCACCCCGATGGCATGAAAATCGACAGCCTTGGCAACGTGTATTGTACCGGGCCGGGTGGGGTGCATGTTATTTCGCCCGATGGAGAAACGCTGGGCGTGATCCGAATGAATGAATTCACGGCTAATTTCGCGTGGGGTGGCCGGGATCTGACGGATCTCTATTTCACGTCCTCCACCTCCCTGTACCGGATGAAGGTCAAGACACCGGGGCTCGCCCTTTTTTGACGGGCTCACTCCCTCAAGTCGGCCGTGGCGCTTTTTGCAGGGGCCACCGGAAAACAGGCGCATGACAGGCGTCCTGACCCCGATGCCCGATAGCGGGCCACAGCGCGGCGATAGGGGCGTCGGCGAATTGGAAAAA is from Sulfitobacter albidus and encodes:
- a CDS encoding cytochrome P450 — its product is MTTWVPDDDGHADLGDHDSFANGAPYNTFARLRREAPCHWSEFTHGAGYWSITRHADIDRMIRDTQTFSSARGIRMEDQSYEEYLARRTFQEVDGAEHRKVRMKVTRAFSPRVVAGFEPQIRELCGPILDRALAMGTFDATYEIARELPMRMLGQILGLPDEDLPWLVEKGDALMANSDPDFTDHVVDRLDTDAYRLMPFNSPAGAELYEYAREMMDKKNARGDTDGILHLVLQPDENGETISEAEFRNFFCLLVAAGNDTTRYSIAAGMQALARQEGLLAQMQSGEVWDTAPDEIVRWASPATYFRRTAMRDVEVHGKQIREGDKVLYWFISANRDEEMFDDPYRLDFTRKPNRQLGWGQGGPHVCLGMHLARLEVRVLFQELTKRIRGIEPAGEAAFVRSNFVNGIKRMPVTVSLQ
- a CDS encoding glutamine synthetase family protein, producing MPDRLRALFVDHLSIPRGKYLPASKIGDGSSRFARATFGVHFDRDLLLDAPHAKVRDGAPDMELRWRGADIRPGWEPNTSVVLGDLFDVDGAPLPLCPRGALKRAIADWGAHGLSPKIGIELEAYAFQGGDDGRLRPYDAPGGVVYGTGPFADPMRINDVIWNKAHEMGFKLDLITAEYDSPQFEYTLSFDDALQALDDVVLFRQMAREVALDHGIVLTFLPKPISDMGGSGMHINFSLWDAEGQNALATGDRGGPDHLNDLSRGCLAGLVHHHKGLAGLIAPTTGSYRRLQPSSMSGYWRNWGGDHRGVTTRVSSEGGAKARLEHRMADASANPYTATAAVLQAARLGFEARYDLPPIETGDGFDKVDAKIGTAGTLRGAIMDLVADTALVTAVGSGLVENHAFMKEREFRKTRDMEPDALLDFYVWFV
- a CDS encoding type 1 glutamine amidotransferase; amino-acid sequence: MHLAILVTNTDFSAFARARPLDDAKFASLIEDVRPAWSTTAFWVCRDEFPESYAAFDGVVITGSPASVNDGARWMEKLEHSVRDLVAAGVPIFGACFGHQIIAKALGARITRNPHGWSHGLIDIARVARMDWSGSTDRLALYGSHIEQVAKLPDGARRVFESPGCPIAGFAIGRSVFTVQHHPEMTKGFIIDLIGEYADHVGAEVTEQARRSVADRPADSMKFAGEIARFFEHARQ
- a CDS encoding IclR family transcriptional regulator, translating into MELLDLFSPDRAEIGLTDFVRLSKRDKATVHRHLTELAQNGFLEQNPDSRAYRLGPAVLRLAALRETLFPMRKILQPLVIELSEIVGELAHASLLQNDEMSPLVHADPKVHGIQVHFDVAEMLPLHATSSGLAALAFFPDATIDRLMARPLKKHTARTVADPSRMRDLIEGVRQYGLCTLADAFEDGVSSVGAPIFGQGCRVIGALAVAVPTSRAAPRKTHEIAGQLQRYARKATVALGGAYPKTFEDLPPNWSGTKFTVHRESKETEPNA
- a CDS encoding aminotransferase class III-fold pyridoxal phosphate-dependent enzyme, whose protein sequence is MKDSNFLKENNGRQFWHPMTSPQDSIDNPPKIITEAEGVRLRDIDGHEVIDAVGGLWNVNLGYSCQPVKDAIAGQLNRLPYYSTFRGSSNDTAIELAYELNAFFAPDGMTRAFFTSGGSDSIETSLRLARQYHKLRGEPGRTKFLSLKKGYHGTHFGAASVNGNANFRTAYEPLMPGCFHIPAPYPYRNPFNETDPARLATLCAAALEDEIAFQGANTIAAMVMEPILGAGGVIPPHESFAPMVREICTRHGILLITDEVITAFGRTGAWSGARLWGIQPDMMATAKAITNGYFPFGAVMIGGHVQEVFENNPAAKIAHGYTYSGHPVGAAAALACLAETHRQNVPGNAATRGTQIYEGCLALMEKYEIIGDVRGGHGLMTAIEMVSDRSTKKPIGGDVAQVVQETAYQNGTMIRVSGPNIILSPPLILTEADAAGILSALDAGFAAV
- a CDS encoding GAF domain-containing sensor histidine kinase gives rise to the protein MPNAEKALECYLSIAKAIAGQTDYDLVLENFANQLRTLIAHDHLDIVLLHGFGTQICYEARMQTSWSHTTAPTKPTAKSPIRDVLLGHTAFILTGDAWADPRFNFEGADNKPLFDADLRSRIVVPLRVQGSLTGSLAISSHKTNFYDHGLVELAQGAADLVSAYLFALERGKQAKESAVAELEATGREAALRLGALRLTEGMERERQRLGMDLHDQTLADLARIRRRMSRIDGGSAAAQREINLVQDELDHCLEEVRGIVENMKPGVLQMFGFADAVEAHLQRCQKHAGRDIAMRIQDTSGNRMDSLPDTVRTAMFRIVQEAVNNALKHAACSTIDVCIARVDERLIVTVDDSGTGISDADLRSDSGISNIKTRADLISATVNFERLTNPKGTRVAISVPLTAGETLLT
- a CDS encoding response regulator transcription factor, whose translation is MRLLIAEDDKLHRAFLEKVARNTLTEMEVLTMADDGAEAIEEFDAADYDSVVLDLQMPRMTGVEVAKSIWAKKPGTKILFWSNYTEEAYIRGITKIVPSAAVYGYILKSAPAEQLKLALQGVFIAEQCVIDREVRGVQQRAGDRHLGLSEVEYAALVDLCLGLTDKAMAARRNVSLRGAQSRLQHLYQKLGLDKSDIPVGTWGPTYNSRTRAISLALTQGILNADALRKEEEDLRVWTARQQS
- a CDS encoding tautomerase family protein, which encodes MPFVNIRIVKQVIEHDPEGIKAQVQASVTDALSHAAQIPQENVWVTFEEIDETDWFAGGQRVKEIRANS
- a CDS encoding SMP-30/gluconolactonase/LRE family protein encodes the protein MSIEVRMEGMRDIVDVDATLEKVASGFQFTEGPIWHPIEQHLTFSDIPGNEMFRLQADGTVVSFRKPSNMGNGNTYDGAGRMLTCQHASSSVTRTEIDGTVTTLATHFEGKELNSPNDIVVRNDGLIYFTDPTFGRMAYYGVERELEMGAQGVYCVTPDGETITRIADDFAQPNGLCFSLDHRTLYVNDTEHKHIRRFDVAADGTATGGDVWVEVTVGEGDGHPDGMKIDSLGNVYCTGPGGVHVISPDGETLGVIRMNEFTANFAWGGRDLTDLYFTSSTSLYRMKVKTPGLALF